DNA sequence from the Pempheris klunzingeri isolate RE-2024b chromosome 9, fPemKlu1.hap1, whole genome shotgun sequence genome:
GATGTGACAGGACCACGTCAGGTCCTGCGTGATGTTGACACCCAGGGACTGACAGCCGTCCACTCTCTGTGATCCAGAGGGGCTGGTAGCTCCTCTGCTGTAGTCCACAATCCTGCTGACCTGCATGAGCTCTGTTATTTATTCTTGATTTCTCAGGATCTGCAGTCACAACAGAAACACTTTAAGTCACACAGATCACGTGACGTCAGGTCAGGCTGTTATTGGtcagcactgaggaggaggagctcagtGACTCAGAGCTCTGAGGATCAGcacagtcctggtcctggtcctggtcctcagGGAGACATGAGCACCCTGTTACCATCTCCACCCACTCATCCAGACTCCACAACTCAACATCAGACAACACagaccagccccccccccccccccccatcccctgTTTGAATAATTCACAAACttcttctggagctttcagtcgATCATGTGGCCAAAGATAGGTCACAAGGTTAAAACTAACTCAtcagctgatgaagaccatgaggtGGAGTTAAAAGCTCTGAAAAAAGCATGTAAGTGGAGCACGCGCTGACAGGTGGGTGTAATTATGAACAATCAGGTTAAATCAACCAATCATAAAATCAGTTTTGTCTCCCCCAGGCGGAGAAGTGGCTCCGGTGCACCGATCGCTGGGGCTGAAATCAAACCGGTAGACTCCAGTCTGTAAAACCACCGCACCTTCCGCCATGACTGTAACGTGATTGGCCCAAATGGGAGGTCCAGGTAGAGACACCTCCTCCGGGATTGGCTGTCATCTAGGGCCCGGGAAGAGCCGCCACACGATTGGTGGATGAGTCATCAGGCTTCGCTGTGATTGGTCGGTCACGTGGTGGGGGCGGGACGTCAAGTTCGGTTGCGGAGCTGAAACCGGTAACCGAGCACTGCAGCACGTTGTGAAGCCGCCGGTGGTTCAAAGAAATCACTCGTTAGTAAACCAGCGCCTTTTCGGTAACTGACCCACTGGTAAGTCGTTCTTCTCTCTCCTAAAATTCCGGTAACCGTCAGTAAAGGTCGgtgtttgttctgtgtctgGTAGATTAACGGGGCCAGTCTTCTGGGCTCCGTCTACATCCTGGAGCGGAGATGGTggctgttagcattagcatgtcgCTAATGTCTCATAGCATGGGGTTTACCGGCCTTTCCGGTGTTTAAGGAGTTTAAAACGGGCACCGGGGACGTGCTCGTTGTTATTCCGTTAAAATGTCGGGAAATATCTCCGCCGCCCGCTGGGTTCACTCCCAGGTTTCCAAGAGATACCCTGCGCCCATGTGGAGCCCACCTCCAGCCCTCCGTCGGTCGTGACTCCCTCCCTTCCGGTCCTTTTTGATCGCCGTGGTCCCCCCACGCTGCTCCCCGGGTCCCCCTAGTCTGAGGTGGCTGGTCGGCTAATCCAGCGGGGCAGGAGGGTGAAGTGTGGCGGGCACCGGCCGGGGCACGTGTCGGGCTGCTCCCCGCCGACCTGTAGTTCGGGTCTGCCCGGGTCAGGGGCCGTGTTCTCGTCCAGCTGTCCCGGTTTAGTTCCGTAGAGATTTGCCGGCTTGCCTTTTTGACCCGGGTTATACCTTCAGCCCGCCGGTTGGGGCCCCCCCGCCTGTCGGGGCCGCCATGACGGCTGCTGGGAGCCTGTAGGCCGGTCGGTGCGGGCACGGCGTGGCCTTTGTCTGCGTGCCATGCGTCCGCCTCCACACCAGCTGCTGCGGCCCGGCACGGCCCGGCACGACCTTATATGGACCCATTCCTCAAATCATCCGATCAGGCCGAAGCTCCTGGAGTtagcagagagcaggagaccTGACCAGTCCCGtggaccgtgtgtgtgtgtgtgtgtgtgtgtgtgtgtgtgtgtgtgtgtgtgtgtgtatgtgtgtgtgtgtgtggtggctgctgtgctggttttgccccccccccccggaccGGCAGGCTGAGTGGTAGTTTAGCTCTCAGGCAGCTCGTGCTGCACAAACAGGAGTGAGCAGAGAGACTTCAGCTGCAGtgactcattcattcattcatccatcacagACAGGTGAGGTGTGGAAATGTTCACCTTTAATTGTGACgaccagcagacagagaggattgTGGGTCTGCGGAGGCATCATTTAATTTGAGTCGGAGGCTGATCTGAaaactgtccacacacacagagcgcaCGTCTGGGGCTATCACAGCGTTTTAACTGATCAATAACATGTATTGAATGTATTTTTCTCGTGGAGGGTGTTCACAGGCTTTAAGTCTTGAAGTCACACTGGGTGATAAAAGGCCTTCAGAAGTTTAAAATGGTCTCCCTTGTGTTTGGGGAAGTCTTAGATATCCATCCATGGATGCTGTAACCTTTAAAGTTGAATCAGTTCAGAGTCTCGTTTGTCTGAGACGGCTGAGATTTGTCGATCAATATTGATTGATATCACTGAGGACAAACTGATTTTCTCTACGTTAATGAAGTTACTGTGACAGACGCTCCTTCTGCCTGTGAGCCGACACACTGTGTTTGTAGGGCTGCGTGTGATGTATTTCATCAGCCTCACATTTAATTACTGTGCTATTAAATACTTCAAACCTGCTCATGTGTGTCGACACTGATTGGCATCATGTAGATGAGTCAGTTTGGCCCCCCAGGCTGGTTTTCCTCTGCAGTCCCTGACAGGGTGGTTGGTGGTCCATATCTACACATTAAACCGCACTGAACCCGCCGTATGAACACGCCATGACAACGTGTCTGAGCGTCCAGTAGCCAAACGTTTTACGGCCGTCCACACAGATATTTGTGGTTTCTGACGGCTTTGATTGATGAATTAACTTGATCACCTGAATGAAAACGTTGTGTTTGCCCCCCCAGAGATTTCCAGTTGACCAAAGAAATGGTGATGGAGAAGCCAAGTGCCCAGCTGGTCGGGCGAGAGTTTGTCCGACAGTATTACACACTCCTGAACCAGGCCCCCGACTATCTGCACAGGTATGACCCGGCCCCTCAGATCTCGTCCCAGGTGCACTTTGGGGTGCTCAGGGTTTGGGTTTATGAATGTGTCTCCTGTGGGTCCAGTGACCgttttgtgttcacactcaGGTTTTATGGGAAGAATTCATCCTATGTGCACGGCGGCCTGGACAACAACGGCAAACCAGTGGAGGCTGTTTATGGCCAGTCTGTGAGTACACGGCAGCTACAGCCgctacactgtcacactgcagctacacGGCAGCTACAGCCgctacactgtcacactgcagctacaAGGCAGCTACAGCCgctacactgtcacactgcagctacagccgctacactgtcacactgcagctacaAGGCAGCTACAGCCgctacactgtcacactgcagctacacGGCAGCTACAGCCGCTACACTGCCACACTGCAGCTACAGCCgctacactgtcacactgcagctacactgtcacactgcagctacactgtcacactgcagctacagccgctacactgtcacactgcagctacactgtcacactgcagctacactgtcacactgcagctacagccgctacactgtcacactgcagctacactgtcacactgcagctacagccgctacactgtcacactgcagctacactgtcacactgcagctacagccgctacactgtcacactgcagctacacTGTCACATGGCAGCTACAGCCgctacactgtcacactgcagctacacGGCAGCTACAGCCgctacactgtcacactgcagctacactgtcacactgcagctacactgtcacactgcagctacagccgctacactgtcacactgcagctacagccgctacactgtcacactgcagctacacTGTCGCACTGCAGCTACAGCCGCTACAATGTCGCACTACAGCTACAATGTCACACGGCACCTACACTGTGGCATGGCAGCTACAgctacactgtcacactgcagctacagctacactgtcacactgcagctacagCTACACTGTCACGCTGCAGCGGCAGCTACACTGTCGCACTGCAGCTACACTGTCACACAGATGCTTCTCCACAGTCACGTCAGTCTATTAATGATGCTCACAGACGGACTCACTTCTATATACCCTCAAATTactctgctgtgattggctgaagcAGAAGGagccctctgattggctacAGATAATTCCCTGTTTAAAGCCATATGTTAAGATTTCTGTAAAAGCAGACGTGTGTCCATCCTGAGCTGCAGAACCAGCTGCACACAGGAAGAGACCATGCTAATGGTAAAGTGCTAATGTCCCATCAGGGGACTGAACAGCTGGACCAGGTCAGCAGGGTGTTTTTCACTAACTGTCCAATGACAGCCGTGGGTTTGGACTCTGAGACACAGAAGGGCTGGTTCCCTCTGACGTGCTCAGATGTGTAGACGCTCGGCTCACCGTGCCCCCCCCGTCTTCCTGCAGGAGATCCATAAGAGGGTGATGGCTCTGAGTTTCCGCGACTGTCACACCAAGATCAGGCACGTGGACGCCCACGCCACCCTGAACGAGGGCGTGGTGGTGCAGGTGATGGGCGAGCTGTCCAACAACATGCAGCCCATGAGGAAGTTCATGCAGACGTTCGTGCTGGCGCCGGAGGTTGGTGCTTCACCACGTTTCCGTCAGCAGCATGAGTGAGGGCTAATTGATTACTGATCAGTGACTGACtggctgttttttctttcagggAACAGTTGCAAACAAATTCTACGTCCACAACGATGTGTTTCGCTACCAGGACGAGGTGTTCGGGGACTCTGACTCTGAGCCTCCAGAAGGTGAGACGGTCTGTCTGAgatgctgctctgcctctgctgcttctatTGATCCGTCTGATCGGCTGTCGTCAGGTTAAAGACTGGATCCACTGAGGCATCAGGGTTCTGTCTGTGATCTGCCCTCCGGTCTCTGACCAGTTAACCGTTTCAATCCCTTCGATTAAACTAAACGTTGCTGTAACATCAAACACTGAGACGTTACAGAGTGGAGGGCTGGTGGCTCTTTGAGAAGCTCCTCTGCTGTTACTCTGTTAGTCTTCCTCCcattaagagtgtgtgtgtgtgtgtgtgtgtgtgcagagtcaGATGATGAGGTCGAGGAGATCGAGGAGAGGGTCCCCTCCCCTGACGTGGCCACGGAGGAGTCTGCTGCCTTCTACGACCCGGCAGTCTGGTATGCTCACGTTTACTGTGTCAGCTTTAACCCTTCTAGTCTAGGGCCGCCACACGtcgtcaaagtcacatgtcgcgcgtttgaaaacgtaaagctgtgacacaaacatgcaggtgctcagttcaaagactgttggaaagcggacacttcaaactttttacaagtgtttgaattttgtcgatcggcctattaagactaaagttatgaagagccgaagtggcactacagctcttctacgagttagaagatgctgaatctggggaagaacgttctgattctgaggaagactcctttcagaggatgaagaggatgctgcacgtgaagacgaaggagaggaggtgtccgcgcagacccccgctcctccaaagatccaactagttcctgctcggattttgtgtttcttttgcacttttacatacagtgtgtccatatattatgtcaaaataaataaatacttgtagaatcacataggtgaggttgtgctggaaagaaagacacaaagaaagacaagctaagcagttttaatgggaaacacaaaggtaaaatgaaaagtagtaaaaaatgccgttttaccccagactgtgaagggttAATGGAGCAGTCCGTAGGATTTAGACGACCCACTGGCTCAAACTCAGAGGGAGCTCAGGTCACCTGAGACAGGTGTTTGTCAGCCTGTTGTAATATGCAGCCcgaccactagatggcactcaatcctacagactgctcctttaaagctGTACTCTGATGGGTGTGAAGTCTTTAAGCTCCGTAAATCAGAGGTATAGTCATGGTCACAGTagtcctccacacacacacacacacacacactcctgcaggTCTAAACAGTGAATATGTGACTGTGCTGGGGGGTCGTTGGTTGGAACACAGTTCACCCTCCATCTCTCAACACTCAGTCCTCCGGTGACGCTGGCGTCTGTCTTTATTAACTGGTCAGGTGTTATGGTACCCTCTAAATCACACGATGTCTCCTGGTGATCCAGTACCGTGGGAACATGGGCTAAAAGGCTGTGACACATGATTCCATGTGATTGAGGAGGCTGAGAGCTCCTGGAGGGAAGATTCCAGCACACGGCACAAGTTCAGCTTTAATCCGGTGTAAAAGCACGTCCCTGCTCATGTTTGCACACATGACCACGTACTCCCCCCACACTCTTGTGTAGCaggtgtgtgactgactgtccTCCCCTGTAGTTCAGAGCCGGCGGTCCCCGGGGACGACGAGGAGGAGGTGACGGCCAGTCCAGAaccagaggtggaggtggagaaggaggccgAGGCCCCCGTGGTGGAGCTGAAGCCGGAGACGGCGCTGGAGACGCAAACTGACGCGGCCGACGACCAGACAGAGAAGAGCCCGGCcgccaccccccccaccacagaACCCGCCGCCGTGCCCACCGAACCTGCCCCCGCTGCTCCAGAAGAAAACAGGGTGAGTGTGAATGCCCCCAGCACCCTCCAGCTGTCACGTCTGCCATGGTGGAGGTGTCCGGTGTGAGTGTAACCGTGTCCTGTTGTCTCCACAGCCGTTCTCCTGGGCCTTGGTCACTAGTAAAAACCTCCCTCCCAGCGGGGCCGTCCCAGTCTCAGGAATCCCCCCCCATGTCGTCAAAGTCACCCCCACAGCACCGGTAGGTTCACTTACAGCCGGAGGGCAGGAAACCCTCTTATAACAGCAtccttcacacagacagaggagacacCAGATTGATTTAATGAGCTGTAATAAGCTCCACTGACACACGGCTCAAAGCAAGAACAGGCTTCACActcctgtttctccccctgggtcCTCTGtatccacatcctggtgtctgagtgactggtaggtagtaaaagtgttggaactggtccagtagatcacctcagccagcagccaccaaacgggctgcaatggctgcaacgtgatcctttgggacaactgcacctgatcacagtaggtccactagaagagcttgtttgatccactgacaggctcagagtgttattctaagtgtgtgacagcatcatggaaaggatccctacagagagagacctggaagatccttttggtttaaccacaaacagcacacacaccagactacattcactaaaacagggattttagagctgctgcctccatcagtcagtgtgactgttattgtgtgactttggtgctttaaagtgCTGAAGGCGGTGGACCaggaactcctgtgttctgttttcTAAAGAAGAGAAGCTGCTCTGACTCTGTGGTGCGTCTGCTTTCATCTCT
Encoded proteins:
- the g3bp1 gene encoding ras GTPase-activating protein-binding protein 1; the protein is MVMEKPSAQLVGREFVRQYYTLLNQAPDYLHRFYGKNSSYVHGGLDNNGKPVEAVYGQSEIHKRVMALSFRDCHTKIRHVDAHATLNEGVVVQVMGELSNNMQPMRKFMQTFVLAPEGTVANKFYVHNDVFRYQDEVFGDSDSEPPEESDDEVEEIEERVPSPDVATEESAAFYDPAVCSEPAVPGDDEEEVTASPEPEVEVEKEAEAPVVELKPETALETQTDAADDQTEKSPAATPPTTEPAAVPTEPAPAAPEENRPFSWALVTSKNLPPSGAVPVSGIPPHVVKVTPTAPPRADVKPEAQTATQRPQRDQRPREQRPGGPPPAHRGPRPVREGEQGESEGRRVVRYPDAHQLFVGNVPHDVDKTELKEFFEQYGTVLELRINSGGKLPNFGFVVFDDSEPVQKILSNRPIKFRGDVRLNVEEKKTRSAREGDRRDVRPRGPGGPGGLRERIGGGGGPRGPPTRGGVTQKPSFGSGRGAGPSEGRYSAQRQ